The following proteins come from a genomic window of Mariniflexile sp. TRM1-10:
- a CDS encoding outer membrane beta-barrel protein: protein MTKIFIPLFTFFSFILHAHTLPENINSVSDKDITITGKVIDKDTKAPLEYATVTFFSKKENKIVDGCVTDVNGEFSIKVSKDLYNITIEYISYKKITLSNKKIDSNINLGTIALEIDYASLGEVEIIAEKTTVEIKLDKKIYNIGKDLTTAGGTVSDALNNVPSVSVDVEGSISLRGNENVKILINGKPSAMAGFGDSNVLSQLPAEAIERVEVITSPSARYDAEGTAGILNIILRQKETLGFNGSINLTLGNPDNVGVSANLNYRTEKFNLFSNIGFRYFNAPRNSFNNTKYFDKVVDGVLTAPEYERIKEDQKVTRLNRNYNASAGIEYFLSKKTSLTGSVFYRYGEDADLSLNNSERFNGGSIVEKTLRSEKQDESGDNYQLALNYISKFNDEGHELTADFQYEKGSEDQSTYINENYVITNETDPEPFQKENVFSVEDENEYLFQVDYVLPMGEDSRFEAGYRGNFNNDKNDYLLQQEDINTGNFFVNDTITNVFDYTENVNALYTQYGTKFGQFSFLLGLRLENTQLKGNIDSRLTNEELEAAFGFPIDTQFNNNYLGLFPTVNLIYNLAGDSEDSEENISIGYNRRINRPRNWFINPFPSRSSRTNIFQGNPNLNPAFASAFDIGYLKRWDKLTLTTSVYYQHETDSFERVEENTGQQTSDGIDIIRTIPVNLSTNKRAGGELGIMYNPEKWLRLNSSFNFFQFEKEGEFNGVDYGTKNTSWFGRFSSKISFPSSIDWQTNMNYFGPNANAQSETKGIFSIDLALSKEIFNKSATISLNVRDLLNSRKRNTLTVTEFFERENESQWRQRQINLSVIYRFNQQKQRNEKNNSNGGVDDEMEF, encoded by the coding sequence ATGACCAAAATTTTCATCCCCCTTTTTACCTTTTTTTCTTTTATACTGCACGCCCATACGTTACCAGAAAATATAAACTCCGTTTCTGACAAAGACATAACCATTACAGGAAAAGTTATAGACAAAGACACCAAAGCCCCTTTGGAATATGCTACCGTGACTTTTTTTAGCAAAAAAGAAAACAAAATAGTTGATGGTTGCGTCACAGATGTTAATGGAGAATTTAGCATTAAAGTTTCTAAAGACCTTTATAATATTACTATAGAATATATATCTTATAAAAAAATAACCCTTTCTAATAAAAAAATAGATTCTAATATAAATTTAGGTACGATTGCTTTAGAAATTGATTATGCTTCTTTAGGAGAAGTTGAAATTATAGCCGAAAAAACAACCGTTGAAATAAAGCTAGACAAAAAAATATACAACATAGGCAAAGACCTCACTACAGCTGGAGGAACAGTAAGCGATGCCTTGAACAATGTGCCATCTGTATCTGTAGATGTAGAAGGATCTATCAGTTTAAGGGGAAATGAAAACGTGAAAATCTTAATAAATGGAAAACCTTCAGCTATGGCTGGTTTTGGGGATTCAAATGTTTTAAGTCAACTCCCCGCTGAAGCTATTGAACGCGTTGAGGTTATCACTTCCCCTTCTGCAAGGTACGATGCCGAAGGTACGGCAGGTATATTAAACATTATATTAAGGCAAAAAGAAACCTTAGGTTTTAATGGTTCCATTAACCTAACTCTTGGTAATCCAGATAATGTTGGGGTGTCTGCAAACTTAAATTATCGGACTGAAAAATTCAATTTGTTTTCTAATATTGGCTTCAGATATTTTAACGCACCAAGAAATAGTTTTAACAATACTAAATACTTTGATAAAGTTGTTGATGGTGTGCTAACCGCCCCAGAGTACGAAAGAATTAAAGAAGACCAAAAAGTTACTCGTTTAAATAGAAATTATAATGCCAGTGCAGGCATTGAATATTTTTTATCTAAAAAAACTTCATTAACTGGTAGTGTTTTTTATCGCTACGGAGAAGATGCCGATTTATCGCTCAATAATAGCGAGCGTTTTAATGGAGGTAGTATTGTTGAGAAAACTTTAAGAAGTGAAAAACAAGATGAAAGTGGAGACAATTACCAATTGGCATTAAATTATATTAGTAAATTTAACGACGAAGGTCATGAGTTAACTGCAGATTTTCAATATGAAAAAGGATCAGAAGACCAATCAACTTATATAAACGAAAATTACGTAATAACTAATGAAACCGACCCAGAGCCATTTCAAAAAGAAAATGTATTTTCTGTTGAAGATGAAAATGAATATTTATTTCAGGTAGATTACGTTTTACCTATGGGTGAAGATTCGCGTTTTGAAGCTGGTTATAGAGGAAATTTTAATAATGACAAAAACGATTATCTACTTCAACAAGAAGATATTAATACAGGCAATTTTTTCGTTAACGACACCATAACAAATGTTTTTGATTATACCGAAAATGTAAATGCTCTTTACACCCAATATGGAACAAAATTTGGTCAATTCTCATTCCTACTTGGACTGCGTTTAGAAAACACCCAATTAAAAGGAAATATTGATTCTAGGTTGACAAATGAAGAATTAGAAGCAGCATTTGGATTTCCTATTGACACACAATTTAACAATAATTACTTAGGCCTTTTCCCAACCGTTAATCTAATATACAATTTAGCAGGCGATAGTGAAGACTCGGAAGAAAACATATCGATTGGTTATAACCGAAGAATTAACAGACCAAGAAATTGGTTCATCAATCCATTTCCTTCACGTTCTAGCCGTACTAATATATTCCAAGGAAATCCAAATTTAAATCCAGCATTTGCTAGTGCCTTTGATATAGGGTACCTAAAACGTTGGGATAAATTAACATTAACTACATCGGTTTATTACCAACATGAAACAGATTCCTTCGAGCGTGTTGAAGAAAACACAGGACAACAAACTTCAGATGGTATAGATATTATTAGAACTATTCCCGTAAACCTTTCTACAAACAAAAGAGCCGGAGGTGAATTAGGAATCATGTACAACCCTGAAAAGTGGTTAAGGCTTAATTCCAGCTTCAACTTTTTTCAATTTGAAAAAGAAGGTGAATTTAACGGTGTAGATTATGGCACTAAAAATACTAGCTGGTTTGGACGTTTTAGCAGCAAAATATCATTCCCATCAAGTATCGATTGGCAAACGAATATGAACTACTTTGGGCCAAATGCCAATGCCCAAAGTGAAACCAAAGGTATTTTCTCTATTGACTTAGCGCTAAGTAAAGAAATTTTTAATAAGAGCGCCACAATTTCTTTAAACGTTAGGGATTTATTAAACTCAAGAAAACGAAACACATTAACGGTAACAGAATTCTTTGAAAGAGAAAACGAATCGCAATGGAGACAGCGCCAGATTAACTTATCGGTAATTTACCGCTTTAACCAACAGAAACAACGTAATGAAAAAAACAATTCTAACGGAGGGGTTGATGATGAAATGGAATTCTAA
- the arsC gene encoding arsenate reductase (glutaredoxin) (This arsenate reductase requires both glutathione and glutaredoxin to convert arsenate to arsenite, after which the efflux transporter formed by ArsA and ArsB can extrude the arsenite from the cell, providing resistance.) has protein sequence MIKILHNSRCSKSRCGLELLEQSGKPFEVIKYLEDTLSAKELKDLIKLLGIKPIDLVRKNEAIWKTEFKDKTLTDDQIIEAMVKNPKLIERPIVVNGYKAIIGRPTEKISEII, from the coding sequence ATGATAAAAATACTTCACAATAGTAGATGCAGCAAATCGCGTTGCGGATTAGAACTTTTAGAACAATCTGGAAAGCCATTCGAAGTTATAAAATATCTTGAAGATACTTTATCTGCTAAAGAACTGAAAGACTTAATAAAGCTTTTAGGCATAAAACCAATAGATCTAGTTAGAAAAAATGAGGCTATTTGGAAAACGGAATTTAAAGATAAAACCTTAACCGATGACCAAATAATTGAAGCCATGGTTAAAAACCCCAAATTAATTGAGCGCCCCATAGTTGTTAATGGTTACAAAGCCATCATAGGAAGACCTACCGAGAAAATCTCTGAAATCATCTAA
- a CDS encoding HAD family hydrolase encodes MNQINTIIFDLGGVLIDWNPEYVFLNAFNGDREKMQWFFNNICTSDWNENQDAGYPLAQATKDLVEKFPEHEHHIKMFYGKWENMLGGPIDGTVKVLENLIKSEKYKLVALTNWSHETFPIAQKRFEFLKWFEGIVVSGDEKTRKPFKAIYDITLSRFNITPEKSLFIDDNLRNIEAANALGINGIHFETPEKLIQQLKEYNIQL; translated from the coding sequence ATGAATCAAATAAATACCATAATTTTCGATCTAGGAGGTGTTTTAATAGATTGGAATCCTGAATACGTATTTTTGAACGCATTTAATGGAGACAGAGAAAAAATGCAATGGTTTTTTAATAACATTTGTACCAGCGATTGGAACGAAAACCAAGATGCTGGCTATCCTTTAGCACAAGCAACTAAAGATTTGGTTGAAAAATTTCCGGAGCATGAACATCATATTAAAATGTTTTACGGAAAATGGGAAAATATGCTAGGTGGCCCTATTGATGGCACTGTGAAAGTTCTTGAAAACCTAATTAAATCTGAAAAATATAAATTGGTAGCTTTAACAAATTGGAGCCATGAAACGTTCCCTATTGCCCAAAAACGTTTTGAATTTTTAAAATGGTTTGAAGGTATTGTGGTTTCTGGTGATGAAAAAACAAGAAAGCCCTTTAAGGCTATTTATGATATAACACTTAGCAGATTTAATATTACTCCAGAAAAATCATTGTTTATTGATGACAATTTAAGAAATATTGAAGCAGCCAATGCATTAGGCATCAACGGGATTCATTTCGAAACTCCAGAAAAACTCATTCAACAACTAAAAGAATATAATATTCAACTATAA